The window GGATATCCGCGACGCCATAGGGCGTGACGCCAAGCGCCAGCAGCAGTTCGACCGGCAGCCATTCCAGCGCCACGATGCGTTGCAGATCGATGGAGGCCGCGCGGGCCGGGCGCATCTGCCAGAGTAACGGCGAGAGCGCCATCGCCGTTAATAAACGACGGCGCGTGAGATGGTGTAATCCGCTCATTAATAGACAAAACTCACCGGGGCGGCGCCCGCCGGATGCGGCAGGATCCCCATCGGAATACCATAAATCTGCTCCAGGGTTTCGCCACGCATCAGCGCGGCGGGCGTCCCCTCGGCAATCATTTCGCCGCCGCGCAGCGCCACCAGATAGTCGCAGTAGCGGGCGGCCATGTTGATGTCGTGCAATACGGCAATCACCGTCAGGCCGCGCTGCTGGCTTAAGCGGTGCACCAGCGCCAGCACGTCCACCTGATGGGCGATATCCAGCGCCGAGGTCGGTTCATCCAGCAGCAGACAGCGGCTGTCCTGCGCCACCAGCATCGCAATCCACGCCCGCTGCCGTTCGCCGCCGGAGAGGCTGTCCACCAGACGATGCGCCAGCGGTTTCAGCCCCACCAGCGTAATCGCCTCTTCCACTTTTTCTCTGTCCGCAATGCCAAAGCGCCCCAGCGCCCCGTGCCACGGATAGCGGCCAATCGCCACCAGTTCCCGCACAGTCATCCCTTCCGCGGGCGGCAGCTGCTGCGGCAGATAAGCCACCTTGCGGGCAAACGCTTTGCTGCTCCAGCTCTCCAGCGGCTGGGCGTCCAGCAGGATCTCCCCTTCCGACGGCGGCTGATGGCGACCAAGCATTTTCAGCAGAGTGGATTTTCCTGAGCCGTTATGACCAATCAGGCCCGTCACTTTACCGACAGGAAAGGTTAACGACAGAGGATGCAGAAGCGTGCGCCCCGGCACGCGGAAGGTGACATCACGCAGTGCAAAGGTGGTATCGGGATGATGGGTCTGTTCCTGCATAGCGGCCAACTTGTAAAGCGGGCACGCAACGCGTGCCCAAAGAGAAATCAGAAGCGGAAGGTTGCTGTTGCAACGACCTGACGTTCCGCGCCCCAGAAGCAGCCATAGGTGTTAAAGCAGCTGGCGACATATTCACGATCGAACAGGTTGTTGACGTGCAGCGCGACGTTAGAGCCTGCCATTCCCAGGCGCGCCAGGTCGTAACGGACCAGCGCATCTACTACGGTATAGCTGCCCACTTTAAACGAGTTCGCCGGATCGCCATAGCTGGAGCCGGAGTAACGTCCGCCCGCGCCCAGCGTCAGGCCGGAGAGCGCGCCGTCAAAGAAGGTGTAGTCGCCCCACAGGGAGGCCATATGCTCTGGCACCTGCGCCGGGGTGTTGCCTTTGTAGCGGGTATCGGTGGTGTATTCCGCGTCGGTGTAAGTATATGAGCCCACCACGTTAACGCTGGCCGACAGCGCCGCTTTCGCCTCAATTTCCACGCCGCGCGAGCGAATTTCGCCGCCTTCAATGGAGAAGAAGGAGCCTGGCGTTGGGTCAGACATCAGGTTGTTGGATTTGGTCAGCTGATAGACCGCGCCGGTAATCACAATCGGACGATCGTTGGGCACATACTTCACGCCTGCTTCGTACTGCTTGCCTTTTGACGGCGCGAAAATATTACCGCTGGCCCCGGTCTGGGAAGCCGGTTCAAACGACTCGCTATAGCTGAAGTACGGCGTTACGCCGTTATCAAACAGGTAGTTAATACCGCCACGCCAGGTGAATTCTTTGTCCTCACGGGAGTCGGTGGTACCAGACACGCGGTTCAGGGAGTCCTGTTTCGCCCAGTCATAACGACCACCGAGCGTCACCAGCACCTTATCCCACTGCATCTGATCCTGCACATAAAGACCGGTTTGTTTCTGCTTATTCAGGATCTGATAGGGGCCGGAAGTGTCCGGATCGCGCGAATTGAAATCGAAGTCGCTGCGGTCGAGGTTATAGATATCAGACGGCGTAACGGAACCGACATAGCCAAACCAGGAGTCGATATCGTTACGCATACGCATAAAATCAACGCCGGTCAGCAGAGTGTGATCGACAGAGCCGGTGGCGAATTTGCTTTGCAGTTGCGTATCCACCGCGAAGTTTTCCAGCTTTTCGTTATCGACAACGTACTGACGAGTCAGCGTGTGGCCCCACTCTGACTGCGAAACGCTGGCGCAAGGGCTGGAATCCGGATTGCTCGAATACATCGGATCGGAGCACATGCCGTAACCATAGACGCTTTTCTGCGCAACTTTGTTTTGCGCGTAACGCAGGTTCTGGCGCACGGTAAAGGTGTCGTTGAATTCGTGGTCGAAGCTGTACCCCACCATCTTCTCGTTACGGGAGTAGGTGTTGTTGTTCGCCCCTTCGTTGAAGTCGGTCGACAGACGCTTACCGTTCGGCAGTGTAGAAACCGTCCCCTCTTTCGGCAGCCAGCCGTAGTAACCGGTTTCCGGCTCGTTCTGGAAATAGGAGAGGAAGGTGAAGTTGGTTTTATCATCCGGACGCCAGCTAAAAGAAGGCGCGATGGCATAACGCTGCTCTTCCG is drawn from Citrobacter rodentium NBRC 105723 = DSM 16636 and contains these coding sequences:
- the fhuC gene encoding Fe3+-hydroxamate ABC transporter ATP-binding protein FhuC, with translation MQEQTHHPDTTFALRDVTFRVPGRTLLHPLSLTFPVGKVTGLIGHNGSGKSTLLKMLGRHQPPSEGEILLDAQPLESWSSKAFARKVAYLPQQLPPAEGMTVRELVAIGRYPWHGALGRFGIADREKVEEAITLVGLKPLAHRLVDSLSGGERQRAWIAMLVAQDSRCLLLDEPTSALDIAHQVDVLALVHRLSQQRGLTVIAVLHDINMAARYCDYLVALRGGEMIAEGTPAALMRGETLEQIYGIPMGILPHPAGAAPVSFVY
- the fhuA gene encoding ferrichrome porin FhuA; amino-acid sequence: MARLKTAQPNSSLRKLAVVVATAVSGMSVYAQAAVQPKEETITVTAAPAPQESAWGPAATIAARQSATATKTDTPIQKVPQSISVVTAEEMALHQPKSVKEALSYTPGVAVGTRGASNTYDYLIIRGFAADGQSQNNYLNGLKMQGNFYNDAVIDPYMLERAEVMRGPVSVLYGKSNPGGLLNMVSKRPTTEPLKEVQFKMGTNSLFQTGFDFSDALNDDGVYSYRLTGLARSANAQQQGAEEQRYAIAPSFSWRPDDKTNFTFLSYFQNEPETGYYGWLPKEGTVSTLPNGKRLSTDFNEGANNNTYSRNEKMVGYSFDHEFNDTFTVRQNLRYAQNKVAQKSVYGYGMCSDPMYSSNPDSSPCASVSQSEWGHTLTRQYVVDNEKLENFAVDTQLQSKFATGSVDHTLLTGVDFMRMRNDIDSWFGYVGSVTPSDIYNLDRSDFDFNSRDPDTSGPYQILNKQKQTGLYVQDQMQWDKVLVTLGGRYDWAKQDSLNRVSGTTDSREDKEFTWRGGINYLFDNGVTPYFSYSESFEPASQTGASGNIFAPSKGKQYEAGVKYVPNDRPIVITGAVYQLTKSNNLMSDPTPGSFFSIEGGEIRSRGVEIEAKAALSASVNVVGSYTYTDAEYTTDTRYKGNTPAQVPEHMASLWGDYTFFDGALSGLTLGAGGRYSGSSYGDPANSFKVGSYTVVDALVRYDLARLGMAGSNVALHVNNLFDREYVASCFNTYGCFWGAERQVVATATFRF